AAACCTAATAGCATAAATCGATTATCCTTAAGCATTTATTACCATATCCGTAGCAACCAATATTGGAACGGAATTTGCTGACTTTCCATTAAACTATCCCGGGAGCGCAGCCAACGATGAAAAAGCTGATACAGGCGATCGCAGCATTGGGACTATTGTTCGTCATACCGGGGCTAAGCCGGGCGGATATAATCAACGGGAATTTTTCCAACGGTCTGAACGGATGGACCTTCGAGCCATCTGCCGGCGTGAACGTTTCCAGCGGTCGGGCATACCTGAATACGTTGGGTTACGATTCCGGATATTCGCAAATTTCCTTGTATCAAACATTCGGCATACCCGCCTGGGCGAACACGATAAGGTTCGACGTCGGGTTTTCAAGTGGAGTTGCCGATCCCGCCGACCCGGGATTCGGTTTTCCGGATTCGTTCACGGCGACCTACATTGATCCGGACAATTACCTGTCGTTTCTTTCGATCGATGTCAACGGATTGTATGACGTGAACGGAACGACGGATCCCCTCGCCGACGGGATGTTTCGTTTTTCTGCAAATATATCGAGCCTGGCCGGCAGGACGGGGACCATATATTTCGATCTTTTGGATGGCAATGACGGTTATTTTTCCACTGCCAAAGTCGACAACGTGGATTTCGTTCCTGTCCCTGAACCGGGGACGATGTCCCTCATCGGGACCGGCCTTGCCTTCCTGGCAGGAATGAGAAAAAGACGCGGAGGGAAATCGTTATAACAGGGTCGATCGTCTCGATAACCAGGGGGATATTTATTCGATAACGATTATCCGTTGACGCAAACAGCCGTTCGTGGTGAATGAACCAGGGTGGGGTTCGCACTTGCACGGGAAGTCCGGATCGGAATGAATCGGTGATGCCTTGCGCGGCCGGATAACGGTCGCTGCGTGCATCCCGTTTTTTTTTTGACCCGTTTTTTCACGCCATTCACAAACCGTTTACAACAGCCGTTTTTCTCAAGGGAGGACGAAGGATGTCCACGTTCAATTCATTCGTGAAAAACGGATCGAGCGGAAGCGTTCTCCTGATCCTGTCGGCGCTGCTTCTTTTCCCCGCATACTGCCTGGCCGACAATGTCAGCAGCCTTGTGACGGTCTCCCGCGCCAATGCGCGGAGCACTCTCGACCGGCGTACGGGCAACGTTACCAGCACGGTCGATATCACAATAAGGAACACATCGGCCCAAAACATCTCGTCCCCGCTTCGTGCCGTGTTCGATATCACCGACAACCGGGTAACGATGCCAGGTGCGTTGGGAGGGCCGAACAGCGGACCGTACAACAAGTATTACTACGACCTGAGCACAAAACTCCCGGCGGGTAATTTCCTGCCGGGAGCCGGCGTCACTTTTTCGGCCAGGTTCGTTTATAAAAGCAGCATCCGGTTCAGTTATTACGTTTACACGTACGGAACGTTGGCTTCCGTAAACAATCCGCCGGCGCTTTCTCCGATCGGGGATCGAACGGTTGCGGAAGGATCGGCGCTTTCATTTTCCGTAAACGCGGCCGATCCGGACGGCGACGCGCTCGCTTATTCGACGTCGGCCCTTCCTGCGGGCGCCGCGTTCGACCCCGGCACGCGATCGTTCAACTGGATCCCGTCGTACACGCAGGCGGGAATCTACCAGGTGACGTTCACAGCGACCGACCCCGGCGGTCTGTTTGCGTCCGAGCAGATCACGATCACGGTGACGAACACCAACCGTGCTCCTGTGCTCGATGCCGTCGGCCCGAAAAGCGTTGCCGAAAACAGCCCGTTGTCGTTTGCCGTGTCCGCGGCCGACCCGGACGGCGATGCGCTCACGTTTTCGACATCGGCCCTTCCTGCGGACGCCGCGTTCGACCCCGGCACGCGATCGTTCAACTGGACCCCGTCGTACACGCAGGCGGGAATCTACCAGGTGACGTTCACGGCGACCGACCCCGGCGGCCTGTATGCGTCAGAGCAGATCACGATCACGGTAACGAACACCAACAGGCAGCCCACGGCAAACGCGGGAGGTCCGTACAGCGGTATCGTGGGCCAGGCTATCGCGTTTTCCGGAAGCGGTACCGATCCTGACGGAGATCCCCTTACCTTTTCGTGGTCGTTCGGCGACGGCGGAACGGGGAGCGGAGCGGCTGCGATACACGAATACTCCGCAGCCGGCAGCTACATGTCGACGCTGACTGTCAGCGACGGACAGGGAGGCGGTAATTCCTCCTCGGCGACCGTCACCGTGAACCAGGAAGCGCCGCAACCCCCTCAAGTCACCGTTGCTCCGGATTGGATCGTGAACGAAGGCCAGCCCCTGTCCATTACGGTGACCGGGGCCGATCCCCGCGGAAAGACGGTAAACCTGTCGGCGGGACCGTTCATAAGGAACAGCACTTTCCTCCAGGTCCCGGGAGCCAGCGCGACGGGCACCTTCGAATTCACGCCTGATTATACCCAGCAGGGGATATATTCGGTCTCGTTCGTCGGCAGGAACAATGATGGACTTGCCGACTGCAAGACCGTCAAAATCACGGTGAATAACGTGAACCGCCCGCCGGCATTGACGGCGGACGATACGGCGAGCGTGGACGAAGGCAAGACGCTCGTGCTTTCGATTCAGGCGAATGACCCTGACGGCGATCCCCTCACCGTTACGGCCGGGTCGTTGCCGCCGAACGCCGTTTTCATTCCGCCTCCGGTTGGCACGCTTTCCTTCGCGCCTGACTATACCCAGGCGGGGGCCTACGACATCGTTTTCACTGCCGCCGACGGGAACGTGTCGGTCGATAAAGCCGTCAGGATTACCGTCAACGATGTGCCGGCAGGCGATCCGAACCAGCCGAAGGAATTGGTCCTCGTTGTCGACCCGGTTCAGAATCCCTCGTTCCTGAAAACGCAAAGAATCACCGGCACGGTGAACACGGGCGTCAATGTTCCACCGGTGGCGGGAATGAAATCCACCCTCATTACGGGGTTGGATCCATCCACGGGCAGGCAGGGAGATTCGATGACTGTTACCCTGACCGGCCAGTCGGCAGGGGGGTTCACAACGACTTTCGCAAACGGAGTAAGCCGTGCCGATTTCGGGGCCGGGATCACGTTTGTCTCCGTGAATGTCGTCAGCCCATCGCTTGCCCAGGCAAACATCTCGGTGGATCCTTCTGCCGCAGAGGGGCCGCGGGCGGTAAGCATCATCACGGGAAACGAAACCGCGGTATCGGTTGTGGCCTTCAACGTGGTGAAGGGCCGGACGAGCGTAATCGGAATCCTGGTCGATTCCGGCGGGCTGCCGTTGGCGGATGCGCCGGTCACCGTGCAGGGAACCGCCGTTTCAACGCGGACAGCAGCGGACGGCTCTTTCAACCTGTCGGACGTTCCGTCCGGGGTATCCACGCTTGTTATCGCACCCGATAATCACGAAGTCTTAAGACTCGCGATCAATGCGCTGCCGGGCGTAGCGATCGACGTCGGCACGGTGGCTTCAGCCTCCACGGTTTACATTCCCGGAGCCGAACCGTCGGTCTCCCTGGGAAGCATCCTCGGAAGGGGCGCGGCGAGATTGACGCCTACCCAGCAGAAGGAAGACCTTAAAAAAACCATCATCGACACGATGATCCTTGTGGGAGGCGCGGACGCGGGCGTACTGGATGAATACGGGAACCAGCTCAACCCCAAATTGACGGGCGCCGGGATCGTCAGCCTGACGGCGCAGGGGGTCGATGTCATCTCCGACCGTATGCTGCGCGGCGACAGCGTGGCTCTCGGCGACCTGCTCTTCTTCATCTCTTACGGCACGAAGTGGGGCGGGACGCGGGGCTACCCCCTTACATTGCGCGAATGGATCCGGATCCTGCAGGACATCGCGAACGCGGCATGGAACGATCCCATGAATCCCGACAATTTCCTTCCGATCATCATGTTCAGTTCCTCCGGTTCCTACTCCCCCGACCCGCCCACCCTGTCTCCTGCGACGCGTCTTAATCCGCTGCAGGAATTTCTCTTCACAAGCAGCATTGTCGCCCACATGAAGAGGAACGGATGGACGGGAGCGAATGCCTCCGATCCGGAAAAAGAGAGCTTATGGAAACGGCTGGCGTCGTCGGCCGAACGGCTATTGTCCGGCGTGGTGGACTGGCTCTTCCCCTCCGCATGGGCTTCCCCGCCGTTTCCCGGAACGTACGGGGGGGGAACCTACATGTCCCTCGATGGGAAGGGCAGCTATCCTACGCTGACGATGAACCAGGGAATGGGGCAGGTGGCGGGCGGGATGATGAAAATGATGATGACTCCTTCCGCCGGCGCCATCGGGGGATCTAGCCTGGCCCTCATGATCGCCGGTTCCTCGGAGACGGACCTGACACCGTATGTTGCCGCGGTGGGGGCCTCGATGAACGTACCGGAACCTCCGCGCAATTTATCCGCCGTGCCCGAAGGCGGAACGGTCCGCGTTACCTTTACGCCGAGCGTCAACGATTACTGGGAGGGGACATACTGCCTTTTGCATTTCAGCAGTTCGGTGGCGCGTCCCAGGGTAGTTCAGGCCGGGTACAGGCCTTCGGGCGGTCCGAACTCCTTCGTGATCGTCGATTACGATCCTCCCCTTTCGGGAACCGGTTATTACGTGATGACGTTCACGAAGGGAGGGACCATCGCATCGATGCTGGACAACACCGGGTACACCGAGGCGTCGCTGCGTCCCTGGTGGGCTTTTCCCTCATCCGGTGCATCGCCGGAGCAACTCTCGATGTTGAGCAGGAGATACGGGCTTACGAGCAACTACTCCGTGCCCGAAATATACACCGGAGGCCCGCAACCGCCGGCGCGCGATGTCGACGCGATCGCCGTGGATCCTTCGGACGGAAGCGTCTACGCGAGTTACCCGGCCGACCGGTTCATATTGAAATATCCGAACGATAACGGAGCGCTCGGCGATCCTGTGCAGTTTGCGAATACCCAGTTCGCCGATCCCGGCCAGAAAGGGCTTGCCATCGACGCCGCCGGCAACCTCTACACGGAAAATGCGGCGTCGGAGGAGGCCTACGGCGGAAGGCTGTTCCGGTTTACCGGAACAGGCGCACGCGAATTCACCGGAACGCTCAACTACTTCAGCCAGATGTTGATGTACGCCCGCCCGGCCTCGGGGGGGCCGATGTCCGTGGCCCCGGACGGGGAACTCGCGGTCCTCGAAAGGTTAAGCAGAAAAATCCTCAAGGTCCCGGTCAATGCCGCGTACGACCCGTACCGGCGCGTCGGGCTAACGTATTTCAGCCTTGATTCTCCTCTTTTCACCGACGTTATCGATATCGAGTTCGACGCGGGCGGAAATTCGTCCGGAAATCAACGGATGTATTTCCTCTCGCCGCGGGGGATCGCTGTCGTTCCGTTCGTTCCGGGGACCGGATCGAGTACCGGGCAGTTCGAATTCCTGCCTTTAGACTGACGGGGGTGCGCCGTGAGGCATAAGAATGCAAGCGCTTGGGTGCCGCTGATCGCCGCGGTTTTGATCGCAGTTTCTCCTCGTGCCGGCCGGTGCGATGTAACGGTTAAAGGCAATGCCGTCACGTCGGTGAATCCGGTGGACTTCGCTAACCAGGAAGCGGAACGAAAGACATACCTTCTTTCCAAAGGCATGAGCGAGGCGCAGGTCGAGGCTTATCTCTATAACTACAGTAACGAATATTTCGGCTCGAACCCCGTGCCCACGGGATTGACGTTCACCGTGCGGATCGACGGCGCCCCGGATTTTACGATAAACGGCGAAACGGGACCGGGAGGGGCCTATGCATTTACTATCCCCGAACAGTACAGGGATGAGTTTACATCCGGGAAGGTCACGATACAGTTCGAAATGGACGGAGCGGACTGGCCGGATATATACAAGTCCGCCATGGGGGGAAAGGATTTATTCGGGAACGATAGCTACATTGATTCGGGGACGGTGAAGTCGCCCCAGATGCCGCTGACGAAGGTTGCGGTCTCCTCTACGGATATGGCGTATGTCTCACCGCTGGAGATAACCGACGAGCCAACGGCATTCTCCGCGAATATCCTGGCGAGCATGCAAAAGATCGACGCGAAGATTATAGCCGCAAGGGATTTCATGCCGGACTTCGATATAAGCCATCCCGATAGCGTCAGGTATCTGTCCACCTCCGCCGGCACGGCGCAGAACTCCCTTATGGACATTAACACGACCCTGGGCACATCGACGATGACGCTCGACCAGTTGGATCCCGTTAACGTCCTGTCAGGCGACGGCTCGGGAACCGTCTACCACGAATACGGACATTTGATCCTGTCGAAGCTTTTCGGGTCCTCATATTTGCTCTACCTGGATCGCCCTGAATTGTTGGGTGGAGGCGGCGAGCACGCGATGGGCGGGAGGCTTAACCTCGAGAAGGTCGCGTTCAACGAAAGCTTCGCCCATTTCATCGCCGGAGTGGGGATGGAAGTCCCGAAAGGGATATACGACCTATACGACAAGGAATGGGCAAAAGTGACCGGCAACGCGCCGAATCAATGGAAAATGATAAAGAATCAGGAGGCTCGCGGCGATCCTGCCGTATCGATCGAATCCCGGAAAACGAACTTTTACAATTCCTACAAGACTGCCATCGACAAGATGGAGGCGAAATACAACGAGCTTAACTCCAACAGTGCGGATGCCAATAATTACGAGGGCTATGCCACCGAATTCTTCAACGAACTCTACTTTTCGGGCAAATTCGATCAGGACGAGGCGCTGGGTAAGATATTCAGCGTCCTCGAGACCGGCCTGCTGAACCCTATCCCGCCCGGAAACATAGACGAATTCTTCGCAAGGTGGAAAGATCTCTACCCCGAAGATGCTCAGAAGATCGACGAAGTCAAACAAGCGGTGATCGACCGGATATTCACGCAGCGGGCGGCTTTCATAGAGCAGATGAAGGCCGAGATGCGGAATCTGCACGACGAGTTGTGGCCTCCGGATGAGCCGGGCGGCGGAGATCCGTGTTCCGCCGGAACGGCGCTCCCCGGTTCGGGGTGCGAACCTCCCGGCGATGGGCCTTACTTCGTTCCTCCTCCGCCTCCCGCGACGGCATTATATACCGGCCTTGCGGCTTGCCCCGGGAAGCGGATGTTCTTCGTTTCGGACTACGGGGGAAGGCAGATGATCATGTTCCGGCCCGACGAGGCCGAGCACCGCTCCGTTCCTCTAATGTCGGGGTTGGACAACCCCGGAGACGTGGATGTGGGAGAAGCCGGGGCGTCGATCGCGGTTTCGGTCGGAGGGGCGGTCCGGAAGAATTACCTCGGCCTTACCGTCTACGCGGAGAATGAAGCGGGGGCGCCGTTGGGCGGCGCGGACGTCATCGTGCAGAACGATCTGGGAGAGTTCGGCACCCGGACCGACGCGAACGGGTACGCGACCGTCCTCGACCTTCTGCGGCCGGGCGTCGCCTCAAGGGACGTAATCGTCAACGTCGTACGCGGCCGGGCATCGGGCAATAAGAGTATTTCCCTCGGCCCCTGTCAGACTTTCGCAAGGATTGTGTTGCGCGAGGTTCCGCCTCCGCCTCCCGAGCGGAAGACGGATGTTGTCGATCCGGAAAAGCCGGTGAGGGTGGAACTTGTAGTGACGCCGCCGGATCCGCCACCCGGGGATCCCGACAATCCTGTGCCCCCGCCCCCGCAACCCGGAGCCAACCAGGTGCCTCCCGTGTTTCTTCCCGGCGAGAGGCGGCCTGCTCCTCCGCCGGACGGTGGAGGCGGATCTACCGCCCCGCCTACCGTGCGAATCGTCACGCCCGTCGACGGCATGAGCACCAATGAGGACGAACAGGTGGTACGGGGAACCGTGAGCGACCGGTCGGTAACGAAGGCGACGGTGACCCTGAACGGCGTCGACATCGAGGTTCCTGTTTACAACGGAGAGTTTGCAGTGGCGCTGACCCTTGCAACCGGTCCGAATACCATTACTGCGAAAGCGACCGGCCTGCTGCAGGGCGGGCAGCAGGGAGCGGAAGGTGTTTCGGAACCGGTGCAGGTAACGTACGACCCCGCATATTCGGGCGGAGGGGCGGTTTACGGCCGCGTTACGAATGCATACAACGGACAACCATATGAAAACGCCCGCGTGGTTGCGGACGGAACCGGGCAGGAGACGGCCACCGGCCCCGACGGTTACTACGGCTTCCCGGCACTTCCCGCGGGGAGCGTATCCGTGACGGCGCAGCCGTGAGCGGTCCGGTTATTTGAAAATCGTCGGTCGGCTTTTTTCCGCAATGGCAAGTGACGACGAAAAGGGAGACGGCGATGAGAATTGACAGGCCGAACGCGAGAGGATGGAAACCGCGCAAGGTGCTGGGCACCGCAATATGCTTGTCCATATTGTCGGTTCTTCTGCCTGCGTTTCCGGTTCCGGCGGCGATAAACGTGGACGTGTCGGGGCCCGGCGGAAAGACGCTCCAGGCCGTGAGCGATGCGGGCGGAGCCTTCGACCTCTCGATCCCGCTGAACGGTAACGCCGTGAACAAGATCGTCGTGACCGCCGTCGACCGGTACGGGAACACGGCTTCCAAGGAAATCTCCGTCACGCAGCTTTCCATGCAGTCCATCGTCGTTTCGAAGGTGACTACACAGCGTCTGTCGGTGCAGGAGGTAAAGCAACTTGTCAACGAAGGCGTGATCAACCTGGCAAATCCGGAGAACTTCAACGTTTCGAAATTCGACGTAGTTTTGACGATCGGTCAAGAGAGGGTTCCCGTCAGTATCCCCATCGCGGTCGGTAAGGAAGTTCCGGAGCCCATGGGCGAAGAAGTCTACAAGTTCCCAAGAGGCAACGGTTGGAATAACCGGTCGAAAAATCAACCGCCCGTTGAGATCGTGATCTTCGATAAGCCGGTGATATCGCCTGCCCTTCCCGAGCCGTTGTCGATTCCCGGCGTCATCATAATCGAGGGGAACATAAAGAGCCTGAAGGAGTTTTACTCGGTCAGGCTTCTCCTGATGAACACCTCCGGCATCTTCACGCTGAAGAACGTATCGGCCAATATAGAGTTCCCCGACGGAGGACTGTCGAATGTGCTGCCCGCCGACGGCGTCGCATCGTTCGGGGACATTCTGCCGGGAAACGGGGACCAGCCCGGACAGAAGGAAAAGGAATTCATCGTCCGCGGGGACGAGATCGGCGTTCGTGGGGTCCGTCTGAATTTCGGCGGATCCCTTGCCGGCCCCGGGCTTCCCGAAAACGATCCGATCCGCTTCAACGGCAGCGCGAACTCCGGCGTGGAGGTGAAAGGCCCTCCCGCGTTCAAGGTCCGGGTTACCCATCCGGATTTCGTTATCACGGATATCCCGTATGAACTGAAGGTAGACATCACAAATATAGGAGAGCTTCCCGCCCTTTACGCAAGCCTTGCCCTCGACGTGGGGGCCGACGCCCGTCTCGTAAAGTGCCGCGTCGACAACAACTATCCGGACAATCCGGTTCCGGTGTGCGAACCGATCGAAGGCGCGGACGTTCGAAACTTCGGGGACATCCTTCCCGGGCAGACCGTCAGCGAAACGTTCACCGTCAATCCGCTCATGACCGGCACGATCACTTCATGCGTCGGGGCGTCGGACCAGAATATAACCCTCCAGGTGCTGGTCGGGACCATCGGGTGCGTGGTCGGCAAGTTCCCTCCTGACAGGGGAGCGCCCGGCGGCGCGCCAACTGTCTCCGTGGTGCCGGGTCCCAACATGGCCGGGGTCGGAATCGATACCCCGGTCACGGCGTTTTTCAGCA
The sequence above is a segment of the Deltaproteobacteria bacterium genome. Coding sequences within it:
- a CDS encoding PEP-CTERM sorting domain-containing protein translates to MKKLIQAIAALGLLFVIPGLSRADIINGNFSNGLNGWTFEPSAGVNVSSGRAYLNTLGYDSGYSQISLYQTFGIPAWANTIRFDVGFSSGVADPADPGFGFPDSFTATYIDPDNYLSFLSIDVNGLYDVNGTTDPLADGMFRFSANISSLAGRTGTIYFDLLDGNDGYFSTAKVDNVDFVPVPEPGTMSLIGTGLAFLAGMRKRRGGKSL
- a CDS encoding PKD domain-containing protein, with the translated sequence MSTFNSFVKNGSSGSVLLILSALLLFPAYCLADNVSSLVTVSRANARSTLDRRTGNVTSTVDITIRNTSAQNISSPLRAVFDITDNRVTMPGALGGPNSGPYNKYYYDLSTKLPAGNFLPGAGVTFSARFVYKSSIRFSYYVYTYGTLASVNNPPALSPIGDRTVAEGSALSFSVNAADPDGDALAYSTSALPAGAAFDPGTRSFNWIPSYTQAGIYQVTFTATDPGGLFASEQITITVTNTNRAPVLDAVGPKSVAENSPLSFAVSAADPDGDALTFSTSALPADAAFDPGTRSFNWTPSYTQAGIYQVTFTATDPGGLYASEQITITVTNTNRQPTANAGGPYSGIVGQAIAFSGSGTDPDGDPLTFSWSFGDGGTGSGAAAIHEYSAAGSYMSTLTVSDGQGGGNSSSATVTVNQEAPQPPQVTVAPDWIVNEGQPLSITVTGADPRGKTVNLSAGPFIRNSTFLQVPGASATGTFEFTPDYTQQGIYSVSFVGRNNDGLADCKTVKITVNNVNRPPALTADDTASVDEGKTLVLSIQANDPDGDPLTVTAGSLPPNAVFIPPPVGTLSFAPDYTQAGAYDIVFTAADGNVSVDKAVRITVNDVPAGDPNQPKELVLVVDPVQNPSFLKTQRITGTVNTGVNVPPVAGMKSTLITGLDPSTGRQGDSMTVTLTGQSAGGFTTTFANGVSRADFGAGITFVSVNVVSPSLAQANISVDPSAAEGPRAVSIITGNETAVSVVAFNVVKGRTSVIGILVDSGGLPLADAPVTVQGTAVSTRTAADGSFNLSDVPSGVSTLVIAPDNHEVLRLAINALPGVAIDVGTVASASTVYIPGAEPSVSLGSILGRGAARLTPTQQKEDLKKTIIDTMILVGGADAGVLDEYGNQLNPKLTGAGIVSLTAQGVDVISDRMLRGDSVALGDLLFFISYGTKWGGTRGYPLTLREWIRILQDIANAAWNDPMNPDNFLPIIMFSSSGSYSPDPPTLSPATRLNPLQEFLFTSSIVAHMKRNGWTGANASDPEKESLWKRLASSAERLLSGVVDWLFPSAWASPPFPGTYGGGTYMSLDGKGSYPTLTMNQGMGQVAGGMMKMMMTPSAGAIGGSSLALMIAGSSETDLTPYVAAVGASMNVPEPPRNLSAVPEGGTVRVTFTPSVNDYWEGTYCLLHFSSSVARPRVVQAGYRPSGGPNSFVIVDYDPPLSGTGYYVMTFTKGGTIASMLDNTGYTEASLRPWWAFPSSGASPEQLSMLSRRYGLTSNYSVPEIYTGGPQPPARDVDAIAVDPSDGSVYASYPADRFILKYPNDNGALGDPVQFANTQFADPGQKGLAIDAAGNLYTENAASEEAYGGRLFRFTGTGAREFTGTLNYFSQMLMYARPASGGPMSVAPDGELAVLERLSRKILKVPVNAAYDPYRRVGLTYFSLDSPLFTDVIDIEFDAGGNSSGNQRMYFLSPRGIAVVPFVPGTGSSTGQFEFLPLD
- a CDS encoding carboxypeptidase regulatory-like domain-containing protein — translated: MRHKNASAWVPLIAAVLIAVSPRAGRCDVTVKGNAVTSVNPVDFANQEAERKTYLLSKGMSEAQVEAYLYNYSNEYFGSNPVPTGLTFTVRIDGAPDFTINGETGPGGAYAFTIPEQYRDEFTSGKVTIQFEMDGADWPDIYKSAMGGKDLFGNDSYIDSGTVKSPQMPLTKVAVSSTDMAYVSPLEITDEPTAFSANILASMQKIDAKIIAARDFMPDFDISHPDSVRYLSTSAGTAQNSLMDINTTLGTSTMTLDQLDPVNVLSGDGSGTVYHEYGHLILSKLFGSSYLLYLDRPELLGGGGEHAMGGRLNLEKVAFNESFAHFIAGVGMEVPKGIYDLYDKEWAKVTGNAPNQWKMIKNQEARGDPAVSIESRKTNFYNSYKTAIDKMEAKYNELNSNSADANNYEGYATEFFNELYFSGKFDQDEALGKIFSVLETGLLNPIPPGNIDEFFARWKDLYPEDAQKIDEVKQAVIDRIFTQRAAFIEQMKAEMRNLHDELWPPDEPGGGDPCSAGTALPGSGCEPPGDGPYFVPPPPPATALYTGLAACPGKRMFFVSDYGGRQMIMFRPDEAEHRSVPLMSGLDNPGDVDVGEAGASIAVSVGGAVRKNYLGLTVYAENEAGAPLGGADVIVQNDLGEFGTRTDANGYATVLDLLRPGVASRDVIVNVVRGRASGNKSISLGPCQTFARIVLREVPPPPPERKTDVVDPEKPVRVELVVTPPDPPPGDPDNPVPPPPQPGANQVPPVFLPGERRPAPPPDGGGGSTAPPTVRIVTPVDGMSTNEDEQVVRGTVSDRSVTKATVTLNGVDIEVPVYNGEFAVALTLATGPNTITAKATGLLQGGQQGAEGVSEPVQVTYDPAYSGGGAVYGRVTNAYNGQPYENARVVADGTGQETATGPDGYYGFPALPAGSVSVTAQP